The following are encoded in a window of Flavobacterium cupriresistens genomic DNA:
- a CDS encoding AAA family ATPase has translation MRKVILMKGLPGSGKSTLAKKIISENPETYKRINRDDLRAMFDNGFTSQKNEKFVKKIRDILITKSLEEGKSLVIDDTNLSETNLRRVSQLVEVYNAKFNEKVLVEVIEVNTDVEVCIERDALRAKPVGEKVIRKMHRQFFKDSPEYCVQNSELPKAIICDLDGTLALMNGRNPFDASKCDEDELNNPVANVLRNYKKLGYKILLVSGREDEYREPTLRFLAKHEIGYDALIMRKTKDYRKDSIIKTEIYNEFIKDNYFVEFVLDDRNQVVDTWRNDLKLPCFQVYYGDF, from the coding sequence ATGAGAAAAGTAATTTTAATGAAAGGATTGCCTGGAAGCGGTAAATCGACTTTGGCAAAAAAGATAATTTCAGAAAACCCTGAAACATACAAACGTATCAACAGAGATGATTTGCGTGCTATGTTTGATAATGGATTTACAAGTCAGAAAAACGAGAAGTTTGTCAAAAAAATTCGTGATATCTTAATCACAAAATCTCTTGAAGAGGGAAAGAGTCTTGTGATTGATGATACTAACTTGTCTGAAACAAATCTTAGACGTGTTTCACAATTGGTAGAAGTATACAACGCAAAATTTAATGAAAAAGTGCTGGTTGAAGTAATAGAAGTAAACACTGATGTTGAAGTTTGTATAGAAAGAGATGCTTTGAGAGCAAAACCGGTTGGAGAAAAAGTAATCCGAAAAATGCACCGTCAGTTTTTCAAAGATTCTCCTGAATACTGTGTTCAAAATTCGGAGCTGCCAAAAGCCATTATCTGCGACCTCGACGGGACTCTAGCCTTAATGAACGGAAGAAACCCCTTTGATGCCAGCAAATGTGATGAAGACGAATTGAATAATCCGGTAGCCAATGTATTGAGAAACTACAAGAAATTAGGTTATAAAATACTCTTAGTTTCAGGAAGAGAAGACGAATACAGAGAACCGACTTTACGTTTCCTGGCAAAACACGAAATCGGTTACGATGCTCTAATCATGAGAAAAACAAAAGACTATAGAAAAGATTCAATCATTAAAACTGAGATTTATAATGAATTTATCAAGGATAATTATTTTGTTGAATTTGTATTAGACGACAGGAATCAAGTAGTAGATACCTGGAGAAATGATTTGAAGTTGCCGTGTTTTCAGGTGTATTACGGGGATTTTTAG
- a CDS encoding RNA ligase — MNTTLLQEMISKNYVKVNKHPEHNLYIYNYTQNAQFERIWNEVTLSCRGLILDEDFNIVARPFAKFFNLGECENQILPKSSFEVYDKMDGSMGILYWIEEVPFMASRGSFASDQSDKANEMLHGKYKDSWSLLDKNKTYLFEIIYPQNRIVLDYGTSEELVLLAVIDTQSGEEFPLEDIGFPIVEKYDGITDIHMLSVMNKENKEGFVIKYSNNFRVKIKFEEYLRLHRIITQVSNLNIWEYLRTNQSMEEVLERVPDEFFDWVKQTKTDLENKYAVIEKQCQKDFKVLESVKETALYFLTCKHPSILFSMLKNRDYSPIIWKMIRPTFEKPFNKGEE; from the coding sequence ATGAATACAACACTTTTACAAGAAATGATTTCCAAAAACTATGTCAAGGTAAACAAACACCCTGAGCATAATTTATATATCTACAATTATACTCAAAATGCACAATTTGAGAGAATATGGAATGAAGTTACATTAAGTTGCAGAGGGCTGATTTTAGATGAAGATTTTAATATCGTGGCGAGACCTTTTGCTAAGTTTTTTAATTTAGGTGAATGTGAAAATCAAATACTTCCTAAATCTTCTTTTGAAGTCTATGATAAAATGGATGGTTCAATGGGAATTTTATATTGGATCGAAGAGGTCCCGTTTATGGCAAGCCGGGGTTCATTTGCCAGTGACCAATCTGATAAAGCAAATGAAATGCTACATGGAAAATATAAGGATTCCTGGTCGCTTTTAGATAAAAATAAAACCTATTTGTTTGAGATTATTTATCCTCAGAACCGTATTGTTTTAGATTACGGAACTTCGGAAGAGTTGGTTTTACTGGCGGTTATTGATACACAATCCGGAGAAGAATTTCCGCTTGAAGACATTGGTTTTCCAATAGTTGAAAAGTACGACGGAATTACCGATATCCATATGTTGTCTGTAATGAATAAAGAAAATAAAGAAGGGTTTGTGATTAAATATTCTAATAACTTCAGAGTGAAAATTAAGTTCGAAGAATACCTTCGTTTGCATCGAATTATCACGCAGGTTTCTAATCTGAATATTTGGGAATATCTGAGAACCAATCAATCGATGGAAGAAGTTTTAGAACGGGTACCCGATGAATTTTTCGACTGGGTGAAACAAACCAAAACCGATTTAGAAAACAAGTATGCCGTAATCGAAAAGCAATGCCAAAAAGATTTTAAAGTTCTGGAATCGGTAAAAGAAACAGCGCTCTATTTTTTGACTTGTAAACATCCAAGTATACTATTTTCGATGCTTAAAAATAGAGATTATTCGCCCATAATCTGGAAAATGATTCGGCCAACATTTGAAAAACCGTTTAATAAAGGAGAAGAATAA
- a CDS encoding HD domain-containing protein: MNLQEKYTDLFSRIGFNANEIEALWLDLEKAYSDKSRHYHNLNHLKEMIELFDEYQNRLKNPDEILFSIFYHDYIYKATRKDNELKSAEYALKIETHSSASLLNKNLIFDAICATQSHQQNDIEDINWLIDFDLKILAKDWNDYQIYFNQIRKEYRIYPDFLYNPGRKKALEHFLENEYIFQTEEFRHQFEKEARENIKREILLL; encoded by the coding sequence ATGAATTTACAAGAAAAGTATACCGATTTGTTTAGCCGAATTGGCTTTAACGCTAATGAAATTGAGGCTTTGTGGCTTGATTTAGAAAAAGCATATTCCGACAAATCAAGGCATTATCATAATTTAAATCATTTGAAAGAAATGATTGAATTGTTTGATGAATATCAAAATCGTCTCAAAAATCCGGATGAAATTTTGTTTAGTATTTTCTACCACGACTACATTTATAAAGCCACACGAAAGGATAATGAACTAAAAAGTGCCGAATATGCATTGAAAATAGAGACGCACAGCAGTGCGTCTCTACTGAATAAAAATTTAATTTTTGATGCTATTTGTGCAACACAATCCCACCAGCAAAATGACATTGAAGATATCAATTGGCTTATTGATTTTGATTTAAAAATACTTGCTAAAGATTGGAATGATTATCAAATCTACTTTAACCAGATTAGAAAGGAGTATCGTATCTATCCTGATTTTCTATACAATCCCGGCAGGAAAAAGGCACTGGAACATTTTTTAGAAAATGAATATATATTTCAGACAGAGGAATTTAGACATCAATTTGAAAAAGAGGCCCGAGAGAATATTAAACGAGAAATTTTATTGTTGTGA
- a CDS encoding PorP/SprF family type IX secretion system membrane protein yields the protein MKLKLLITIITCCFYSKVTAQDPIFTQYFLVPETLNPGFSGFMETTYAGIIHREQWPDLDLRVDTDYAFVNTWSESLNSGLGLSVLNQRENLSKYNYTQVNANYAYRVRINDDWYFRPGIEAGFGLKSFAFQNLLLEDQINIRTGAVNSSSADPLLRNDKVNFFDVSAGMVFNTDALWIGLSMKHLNRPNIAFSGDENVPLETFFSLSSGYEFRVADYIDVQFFPYETKMFVTSNYMQQGRYNRLDVGASVLFERMFFGATAVTNPSKNGAKRDLLTSVNLFTGLQYEHLKLGFSYDINTSGIGKTGGVYELLLTYQFNLDKKCFGCPNYAGN from the coding sequence ATGAAATTAAAATTACTTATTACAATTATTACATGTTGTTTTTATTCTAAAGTGACAGCGCAGGACCCAATTTTTACCCAATATTTCTTAGTTCCGGAAACTTTAAATCCAGGTTTTTCAGGTTTTATGGAAACTACTTATGCCGGAATTATACATCGCGAACAATGGCCGGATCTTGACCTGAGAGTAGATACCGATTACGCCTTTGTGAATACCTGGAGTGAAAGTCTAAATAGCGGTCTTGGACTAAGTGTTCTAAATCAAAGAGAAAATTTAAGCAAATACAATTACACACAAGTTAATGCCAATTATGCCTATAGAGTGAGAATAAATGACGATTGGTATTTCAGACCCGGAATTGAAGCCGGTTTTGGATTGAAATCATTCGCGTTTCAAAATTTATTACTCGAAGATCAGATTAACATTCGTACAGGAGCCGTAAACAGCAGTTCTGCAGATCCGTTGTTACGTAATGATAAAGTTAACTTTTTTGATGTTTCTGCCGGAATGGTTTTTAATACCGATGCCCTTTGGATCGGATTATCGATGAAACATTTAAACAGACCTAATATTGCATTCAGTGGTGATGAAAATGTGCCCCTGGAGACTTTTTTCTCTCTAAGTTCGGGATATGAATTTCGCGTAGCTGATTATATAGATGTACAGTTTTTTCCGTATGAAACCAAAATGTTTGTAACTTCCAACTATATGCAACAAGGGCGTTACAATAGATTGGATGTTGGAGCTTCGGTACTTTTTGAGCGAATGTTTTTTGGAGCTACTGCCGTTACAAATCCTTCTAAAAATGGTGCCAAAAGAGATTTGCTTACCTCTGTAAATCTTTTTACAGGATTGCAATACGAGCATTTGAAACTAGGTTTTTCGTATGACATAAATACTTCCGGTATCGGAAAAACAGGGGGTGTTTATGAACTCCTTTTAACCTATCAATTTAATTTGGACAAAAAATGTTTTGGTTGTCCGAATTATGCAGGGAATTAA
- a CDS encoding PKD domain-containing protein, whose translation MRKLYFLPLYFLLLITSLAHGSGNNKNNNYFSENGRDLVLPPTVNFTFTNDGVCSGTPVTFTPVITGSGPFKYLWDFGDGTTSTDRNPNHNFEARGCGFQNFSVKLTVTDASGGVSSLTKNVSVKQKPDLKFVDVNSPGSKNPFERCGDNNSNPKYTIKVGNNSNSVSCITSYNVDWGDGKLEDNVVFPKTHDYLKLGSYNMVITAIGTNSCSNAITYVVKNSNNPIGALIAPGNTTNLCAPVDPMDFAIGAWGLNPSDTQYRVDYGDGIALNFTQAQLEASPYYNSLNPQASQNFPVPHKFTRANCPTGNTVSLTISTSCGSTYLTAGPIIILDVPVISFNVNSIACVDSYTSFNNTTFAGYTNDCSTYNVYTWDFGDGSAPSREVNPYHIYTKPGKYTIKLSAQTPCGIGSSTTRTICVEPILDPNFTYGNACASSDVAITNTTDTSLSCGTESYYWEVTNYYEGYCGKETPPGLGKGRWNFTNGTYPYSKDPVFNFTLPGTYSVRLTTVNSCGIKRSISKAIEVKKQPVITLDPISDFCKSATIRPVGKVLETCSPSTEITYLWSFPGGSPASSTSLNPGSINYTTSGNYQATFSVTNSCGTTTKTANFSVNTVLSPIIQPKTAKICSGNSFRIAPVTDGTDNVPAGTTYVWSNPVVSPAGAVSGAFGQTSPVASISQTLTNNTPNRATVTYTISPISKVCPGPDFTITVIVDPLINAGEIIQKITCNGLSDGAISLNVVGGIPFTTGKPYTFSWAGPNGFTSTDEDISNLKSGYYYLTISDNGNCPFSKTYYVEEPGLFQSSGYKNDITCFGADNGIINVSPTGGTKPYTFVWTKDGNPYSNNSGNLKNLTKGVYKVTITEVNNCNVLEDTYTIIEPPLLKASLVKQVDILCYGDYTGEITVDVVGGRGNETAPGVFEYYYRWTGPNGFNSYSKNLTNVAAGTYNLTVTDNSGCTDVLEVKLLQNDEIKIDYTKGEIACYNYSDAFIKIKSITGGVPFTTGEPYLIKWSNLGTGYEQNNLSAGSYLITITDALTCTKEFPIVIDNAPVFSMNPDVKQISCFGEKDAHIRLNLFGGKAPVTLVWADDATAGIERNNLGQGKYTVKVIDAKGCKFEEEFIIVEPLLLELNADVTNPLSCTEANTGGVNLVVTGGTPPFIYSWSNGATTEDLENLIPGNYTVKVTDKNGCQKSGSWKITRFEQLTPSIEVLTDFNCDTKYVKQTFVGHVKGGIPPYTLSWSDGVISGVNNEIMNTENNGLIIFSVKDSFGCIADFPYNVNTPVLGTADFSVSSYGKDIYDLYSIYDPILFTNLATGDFTAVSWDFGDGNFSDEVSPKHSYTRVGNYTIKQTVTYPFGCEYVYTMTIKVEKGYSLMMPNAFTPNNDGLNDSFAPLFLGLDNITLEVFDTWGGMVYSETGTNISGWNGRVKDLVAENGNYYFKITAKTFYKHTVTEKGAFTLIK comes from the coding sequence ATGAGGAAACTTTACTTCTTACCCCTTTATTTTCTTTTACTTATCACTTCTTTAGCACACGGATCCGGTAACAACAAAAACAATAATTATTTTAGCGAAAACGGGAGGGATTTAGTTCTGCCTCCAACAGTTAACTTTACTTTTACCAATGATGGTGTCTGTTCGGGAACTCCGGTTACTTTTACTCCGGTGATAACGGGCAGTGGTCCTTTTAAATATTTATGGGATTTTGGAGATGGAACGACTTCTACAGATCGTAATCCTAACCATAATTTTGAGGCCCGTGGATGCGGATTTCAAAATTTCTCTGTGAAATTAACCGTTACAGACGCAAGTGGAGGAGTAAGTTCTCTAACAAAAAATGTTTCGGTTAAACAAAAACCGGATTTGAAATTTGTTGATGTAAATTCGCCTGGATCCAAGAATCCTTTTGAGCGATGCGGTGATAATAATTCGAATCCTAAATATACAATTAAGGTTGGTAACAATTCAAATTCGGTATCCTGTATTACCTCTTATAATGTAGATTGGGGTGATGGAAAATTAGAAGATAATGTTGTTTTTCCTAAAACACACGATTATTTGAAATTGGGATCTTATAATATGGTCATAACCGCAATTGGTACCAACAGTTGTAGTAATGCTATCACTTATGTTGTTAAGAATTCGAATAACCCGATCGGGGCTCTTATTGCTCCGGGTAATACCACCAACTTATGCGCTCCTGTTGATCCGATGGATTTTGCAATTGGGGCTTGGGGGCTTAATCCTTCAGATACGCAATATAGAGTAGATTACGGAGATGGTATAGCATTAAACTTTACTCAGGCGCAATTAGAAGCTTCTCCGTATTATAATAGTTTAAATCCTCAGGCTTCACAAAATTTTCCTGTACCACATAAATTTACAAGAGCGAATTGTCCAACTGGAAATACGGTGAGTTTGACTATATCGACTTCTTGCGGAAGTACTTACCTTACAGCAGGTCCAATTATTATTTTAGATGTGCCGGTAATAAGCTTTAATGTAAACTCTATTGCTTGTGTGGATTCTTATACTAGTTTTAATAATACCACTTTTGCCGGGTATACGAATGATTGTAGTACTTACAATGTTTATACTTGGGATTTTGGAGATGGAAGCGCGCCTTCTCGTGAGGTTAACCCTTATCATATTTATACAAAACCCGGAAAGTATACGATTAAACTATCAGCTCAGACTCCTTGTGGAATTGGATCTTCAACGACAAGAACCATATGTGTTGAGCCAATTTTAGATCCCAATTTTACTTATGGTAATGCTTGTGCTTCCAGTGATGTTGCAATTACCAATACAACGGATACGAGTTTAAGTTGTGGTACAGAGAGCTATTATTGGGAAGTTACCAATTATTATGAAGGTTATTGTGGAAAAGAAACACCGCCAGGATTAGGAAAAGGGCGATGGAATTTTACAAATGGAACGTATCCGTATTCAAAAGATCCGGTTTTTAATTTTACGTTGCCAGGGACTTATTCTGTGCGATTAACCACAGTAAATTCTTGTGGAATTAAGCGTTCTATAAGTAAAGCAATAGAGGTCAAAAAACAGCCTGTTATCACTTTAGATCCTATTTCAGATTTTTGTAAGTCTGCAACCATTAGACCTGTTGGAAAAGTATTGGAAACTTGTTCTCCAAGTACTGAGATTACGTATCTCTGGAGTTTTCCGGGAGGAAGTCCAGCCTCATCGACATCATTAAATCCGGGATCGATAAACTATACGACGAGCGGAAATTACCAAGCTACTTTTAGTGTTACCAATAGCTGCGGAACAACTACAAAAACGGCTAATTTCTCGGTTAACACGGTTCTTTCGCCAATTATACAACCAAAAACTGCAAAAATTTGTAGTGGAAACAGTTTTAGAATTGCTCCGGTTACAGACGGGACAGATAATGTTCCTGCAGGGACTACTTATGTATGGTCCAATCCGGTTGTTTCACCGGCGGGTGCTGTGAGCGGTGCTTTCGGACAAACTTCTCCGGTAGCAAGTATTAGTCAGACCTTAACAAATAATACTCCCAATCGCGCAACGGTTACCTATACCATATCGCCAATATCAAAAGTTTGTCCGGGACCAGATTTTACCATTACAGTTATTGTAGACCCATTGATAAATGCAGGTGAGATCATACAGAAAATTACTTGTAACGGATTGAGTGATGGTGCCATCAGTTTAAATGTAGTTGGAGGTATTCCTTTTACAACAGGAAAACCTTATACATTTAGTTGGGCAGGTCCAAACGGATTTACAAGTACAGATGAAGACATTTCTAATCTGAAATCAGGATATTATTATTTAACAATTAGTGATAATGGGAATTGTCCATTTTCTAAAACGTATTATGTTGAAGAACCTGGTTTGTTTCAATCATCGGGATACAAAAATGATATAACTTGTTTTGGAGCTGATAACGGAATAATTAATGTAAGTCCAACCGGGGGAACAAAACCTTATACTTTTGTTTGGACAAAGGATGGAAACCCTTATAGTAATAATTCAGGTAATTTAAAAAATTTAACCAAAGGAGTTTATAAAGTTACCATTACCGAAGTTAATAATTGTAATGTATTAGAAGATACGTATACCATTATAGAACCACCATTATTAAAAGCAAGTCTGGTAAAACAGGTTGATATTTTATGTTATGGAGACTACACAGGAGAAATCACGGTAGATGTTGTTGGAGGAAGAGGCAATGAGACTGCTCCAGGTGTTTTTGAATATTATTACAGATGGACGGGTCCGAATGGATTTAATAGTTATTCTAAAAATTTAACGAATGTTGCGGCAGGAACTTATAATTTAACGGTTACTGACAATTCAGGTTGTACTGATGTATTAGAGGTTAAATTACTGCAAAACGATGAAATAAAAATAGACTATACCAAAGGCGAAATTGCCTGTTATAATTATTCAGATGCTTTCATAAAGATAAAGAGTATTACCGGAGGAGTTCCGTTTACAACAGGAGAACCGTACCTTATAAAATGGAGCAATTTAGGGACCGGATACGAACAAAATAATTTGTCAGCCGGAAGTTATTTAATTACCATAACAGATGCTCTGACTTGTACAAAGGAATTTCCTATAGTCATTGATAATGCGCCCGTTTTTTCTATGAATCCTGATGTAAAACAAATCTCTTGTTTTGGAGAAAAAGACGCTCATATCAGACTAAATCTTTTTGGAGGTAAGGCTCCCGTGACTTTGGTTTGGGCTGATGATGCTACAGCCGGTATTGAACGAAATAATCTTGGACAGGGAAAATATACCGTAAAGGTTATCGATGCTAAAGGATGTAAATTTGAAGAAGAGTTCATTATTGTAGAACCTTTATTATTAGAATTAAATGCAGATGTTACAAATCCGCTAAGCTGTACAGAAGCCAATACGGGAGGAGTAAATTTAGTAGTAACCGGAGGTACCCCTCCATTTATATACTCTTGGTCTAACGGCGCAACAACTGAAGATCTGGAAAATCTTATACCGGGTAATTATACCGTTAAAGTTACCGACAAAAACGGTTGTCAAAAGTCTGGATCCTGGAAGATAACCAGATTCGAGCAACTTACTCCGAGCATAGAAGTATTGACCGATTTTAATTGTGACACCAAATATGTTAAACAAACCTTTGTCGGACATGTAAAAGGAGGTATTCCGCCTTATACATTAAGTTGGTCTGACGGTGTAATTAGCGGCGTTAATAACGAAATAATGAATACTGAAAATAATGGATTAATTATATTCAGTGTGAAGGATAGTTTCGGTTGTATAGCAGATTTCCCATACAATGTGAACACGCCGGTTTTAGGTACCGCTGATTTTTCTGTGAGTTCTTATGGTAAAGACATTTATGATTTGTACTCAATTTACGACCCTATTTTGTTTACCAATTTAGCAACCGGAGATTTTACAGCAGTTTCATGGGATTTTGGAGATGGTAATTTTTCAGATGAGGTAAGTCCAAAACACAGTTATACCAGAGTAGGGAACTATACTATAAAACAAACTGTAACCTATCCTTTCGGTTGTGAGTATGTTTACACCATGACAATTAAGGTAGAAAAAGGATACAGTCTAATGATGCCTAATGCCTTTACACCTAATAATGATGGATTAAATGACAGTTTTGCACCTTTATTTCTTGGTTTAGATAATATAACATTGGAAGTTTTTGATACCTGGGGTGGAATGGTATATTCCGAAACGGGTACAAACATCAGCGGATGGAATGGAAGAGTAAAAGATTTAGTGGCCGAAAACGGGAACTACTACTTCAAAATTACTGCTAAAACATTCTATAAACATACGGTTACAGAAAAGGGCGCATTCACTTTAATTAAATAA
- a CDS encoding helix-turn-helix transcriptional regulator — MAQNKNALIRYKTIDKCLQNSYRTWTLEDLMNACSDALYEYEGKENPVSKRTVQLDIQMMRSEKLGYNAPIVVYEKKYYKYEEDSFSITDIPLTETDINVLTETVSMLKQFKDFSLFSDVSDILQRLEDKIYAEKSHTKPVIYLDKNEGLKGLHYLDEIYQAIIKKTVLVLTYKSFKSTEESTFNFHPFLLKEFNNRWFLIGKRKGSAPITNLALDRIVSIDYDFNLPYIEEDFDAELFYKNVIGVTVNTGSRPRKIELWIDAINAPYVLTKPLHQTQRLIRENEDKSIIIHLFLSPNYEMERILLGFGDGIEIISPENLRDRMKRILAKALQRYE, encoded by the coding sequence ATGGCTCAAAACAAAAATGCTCTCATCAGATATAAAACGATAGACAAATGCCTGCAAAATTCTTATAGAACCTGGACTTTAGAGGACTTAATGAATGCCTGTTCTGATGCTCTGTATGAATATGAAGGAAAAGAAAATCCGGTAAGCAAACGAACCGTGCAGCTCGACATTCAGATGATGCGCAGTGAAAAACTGGGATACAACGCACCAATCGTTGTTTATGAAAAGAAATATTATAAGTATGAAGAGGATAGCTTTTCTATAACTGATATTCCGCTTACGGAAACCGATATCAATGTGCTCACCGAAACCGTTTCGATGCTGAAACAATTTAAAGACTTTTCTTTGTTTAGCGATGTATCGGATATACTGCAACGTTTGGAAGATAAAATTTACGCCGAAAAATCACATACAAAACCTGTAATTTATCTGGATAAAAATGAAGGACTAAAAGGACTCCATTATCTCGATGAAATTTATCAGGCCATTATTAAAAAAACGGTTTTGGTACTTACCTATAAATCATTCAAATCTACAGAAGAAAGCACCTTCAATTTTCATCCTTTTTTATTGAAAGAATTTAACAACCGATGGTTTTTAATTGGAAAACGAAAAGGCTCTGCTCCCATCACTAATTTAGCTTTGGACAGAATCGTTTCTATAGATTATGATTTTAATCTCCCCTATATCGAAGAAGATTTTGATGCCGAATTATTTTATAAAAATGTAATCGGCGTTACCGTAAATACAGGTTCAAGACCCCGAAAAATTGAACTCTGGATAGATGCCATAAATGCGCCCTATGTACTGACAAAACCTTTACACCAAACACAACGACTTATTAGAGAGAATGAGGACAAAAGTATTATTATACATTTATTCCTTTCACCAAATTATGAAATGGAACGTATACTATTGGGCTTCGGTGATGGAATTGAAATCATTAGCCCCGAAAATCTCAGAGATCGCATGAAAAGAATACTCGCGAAAGCGTTGCAAAGATACGAGTAG
- a CDS encoding MarR family winged helix-turn-helix transcriptional regulator: protein MKDKTIDYILRATWQAVSRMYNEEAAKYDATMATGFALLSIDKEEGTPSTALGPRMGMEATSLTRTLKSMEEKGLIVRKKNPTDGRGVLIYLTEFGKEKRDLSKNTVLKFNETVRKHVSDEKMQHFIEVSEIINELIQDKNIFNQTEKPENE from the coding sequence ATGAAAGACAAAACAATAGATTATATTTTGAGAGCTACATGGCAAGCCGTATCAAGAATGTACAACGAAGAAGCTGCTAAATACGATGCCACCATGGCCACCGGGTTTGCGCTTTTGAGTATCGACAAAGAAGAAGGTACGCCTTCAACAGCTCTTGGACCAAGAATGGGAATGGAAGCGACCAGCTTAACCAGGACGCTTAAATCAATGGAAGAGAAAGGTCTTATTGTTCGCAAAAAAAACCCAACGGACGGTCGCGGTGTCTTAATTTATCTTACCGAATTTGGAAAAGAGAAAAGAGACTTATCCAAAAATACTGTTTTAAAATTTAATGAAACGGTAAGAAAACATGTTTCTGACGAAAAGATGCAACATTTTATCGAAGTATCAGAAATCATCAATGAATTAATTCAGGATAAAAATATATTTAATCAAACGGAAAAACCAGAAAATGAGTAA